A stretch of DNA from Larus michahellis chromosome 19, bLarMic1.1, whole genome shotgun sequence:
TCTCGGCACAAATAGAGGcgcttcatggaaaaaaaagagagagaggaaaaaaaaaaaaaagaaaaaaaaggtgggtcGTGCTGAAAAAAGCAACagggtccaaaaaaaaaaaagaaaaaaaacccacccaaatctcccttttccttttaaagctccATTCCTGGGAGACGGACAAGCGCAgttattttaaagctgatttcAGCCGGCGAGGCATGGGCAAGGTGACAGTGACGGTGACGCGGGGACGGGGTGGCACTGGGCGATGTTGCAAGCTGTGGTGCGCGTTGCTGGGTGATTTTGGGGCACATAAACTGGCGACTTCCTGAGCGGCGAGTGCCGACTTCCtgagccgcggcggcggcaggatcGGGCCCCGGCGGAGGTAGGCTCGGTTGGCTCTAACACCGGCTCTAACAGCGGCCACTGGCCAGGCCACCGCCCCGGGCTGCTGCACCCATGCCAAGGTGGCAATATatctaaaatatgtattttagataAATATATGCTAATAATATAAGCCGCTGAAGGGCCGGCTTAGGGTGCCGTGGGGCGGGGAGGATGGGGACGGCGGCTGCAGGAAAGCGGAGCTGTGGGGATGGTGGGTGAGCCGGGGTGGAAAACCACAGCTGTGGGCAGCAGCGAGGGCAACGTCACCTCCAGGCACCCAGGACTGCGGCCACGGCCACCACTGGGCTTTGCAGAGCGAAACaccaccatctccatccccaaaagagaggggagaggggaggcagggaCGGGCGTAGGGGTGGAAGGGGAAGCGGAGGCTGCGCTCTGCCATTGCTGGGGTGTTTGCGGGGCCAACCCGCGGCATCTACAGACCCCTGAGTTACTGGTATTTCATACATTAATATGCTTTAATAAATGCCGAGGGGAGCGCATCACCGTGGTGCCAGCACCCCGCCCCGGGCACAGGATGAGGCCGCAGCCTGTGGCCGCCATGTGCTGCCTCCTCCGGCGCTTCCCCTTCCAGCCGCCCGTGTTGGAGGCGAAGCCTGtgcagccctgggggacaccgcCCGggccccccgctgtccccatcccgcccCCCGCGCCCTGCCCGCGCTGGATGGGACCCGGCAGCTCCCGGGaaggagcccccagccccgcgggagGGTTTGAGGCCGCACAAAGCAAATCTCCACCGTAAATCGGGAGTGGGGACAGCCGGatcgggctgggggctgcgggggatgCTCCCCGGGGAtgcgggctgggggctgcgggggatgCTCCCCGGGGATGCGGGCTGGCTGCTGCCGGCCCCTGCGGCTGCCTCTGCCGGGGATGCAGGCGGCTTGGCCTtccccgccctcctcctcctcctcctcctcctcctccccggggcGGAGGGAGGCAGCCGCCCGCAGCTGGCACTGCAGGCGGTGGCCGGGCGAAGCGGCTGCTCCGGGGAGTCTGATTTCCAGCCCTGTTTATTAataacccccccccgccccatgctgAGCCCATGTGCAGCGCCGAGCCGGAGGCGCTGGGCTCCGGGGGAGGAAGGTAAGAGCCCACCCGCGGCGAGCAGGGGGGGAGCAGAGAAGCGGCTGGTGTCTGCCgagggggtcccatgggtgcggGAGCCGTGgcgaggtggggggtggggggtaggcGAGGGGGCTGCCAAAGCTTGGGGTGcaaggatggggtgggggggtctgagGTTGAGCACCCAGAGAGCATCCCTGGACCCTCAGGAGcgactgggggtggggggacgtgGCCCCTGTGGGGTGCCCAGGAgtgctggggggctctgggacGAGGGGTGGTGGGTGGGAGCGAGCCCCCGCGCCCCGCTGCGAGGGTGGGACGGccgtcctcccctcccaccctgctgATGCAAAGCAGAGCCCAGAACTTTGAAAAATAAGTGCTGGCACGGTAGAAGGGCAAGGAAAAAGGAAGCGGAGCCCATTCCCCACCTTTCCAGACGCTGCCCCCTCTCCAGCTGACCGGCCGTTGGGTCCGAGGCTGCGATGTGTCATCGCTGCTGAAAACTACCTTATTAGGAGAGAAAGTATCAGTGAAAATCAGTTCTTTCCCTAAAGCCGTTGCCGTGAGCCGAGGGCTGCCTGCGAGTGCCAGCCTGCGCTCATTCCTTGGGGAATGACTAGACATGAGCTCAGCGGCGTGGCCGGGAGGTGAGAGCATCCTCCCACCGATCCCCCCGGCCTCAGCTCCTGGAAGCGGCAGGAGAAGCCCCGGCTCGTCCCCGAGGGTTGTCCTCTCCATCCTGCCCCCAAATAGCAGCCAGGCGAATGTGAGACGCGAGTATTCGGTGGTGGCAGCTGCAGGTACCGGGGCTGGGGATAATGACGGGATCGGATGACTCTGCAAAGCGGAGCTCGCCGGGCTCCTGCCGCAGGAGCTGCCGCTCGCTCGAGCGCTGCGTGTGTGGTGCTTTACTGCTTTACTCCATCCCAGCCATCCCGCAGCCCGCCTGCACTTTAGCAGCACACTCCCTTGCCGTGAGGTTATGCCACATTGCTAAAATCCTGACGAGTTTTACCACCGGTGCCCACACCGGCGGCGCGCGGTGTGTGCGACACCCTGGGTGTGAGCTTTTGGCacgggcagagcagctctgctcccatctCGCCGGTCACAccggtgctgctgggggagaTCGGCCGTGACACGGTGGGCAGTTCCCATTGGCACCAGCGTAGCTCTCGGTTTTGGGGTCCAGTTTGCATCCCTCACTGCTCCTCCGTGGCAGTCACTCACTTTCAGAGggttttcttcccttgttttggCCCATCCCAAAGCCGAGAATTTGTGTCCAAGCTGTCATCAGAGCGTGCCAGCGCAGCCCTGCCCAGTTCGCAGAGCCCTTGGGTGACACAGGGACAGTCACAGCGGGGCCGCGGCGAGAGCACCCCagctcagcctgctgctgggcagagaggaagggCTGAGACCTGTTACGCTCGTTGCTCTGGTTCAcatctcctctcctttccagggACCTGATGGCAGAGCCTGAGTCCcctccagagctgcagctggatGAAGCCGGAGCATCCTCCGCCCCGCCGGGAgcggctgcaggtgctgctccgCACCCGGACCTTTCGCGCAGCCCGTCAGACCCagcggggggtgcgggggtgaCACCCCTGCACCGGGACAGCCCGGACGCCTGCCGGGAGCTGCAGCCAGACGGCGGGGACGCTTCCTTGGAGCTAAACATGCCAGGGCCCCAGCTGGGCGAGGATGCGGCCAGGGCTGAGATCCCGCTGGATGTGGATGGGGCAGGAATCCCACTGGACGGGGATGCAGATGGAGTAGGGATCCCACTGGATGTGGATGGGGCAGGAATCCCACTGGATGGGGATGCAGATGGAGTAGGGATCCCACTGGATGTGGATGGGGCAGGAATACCACTGGGCATAGATCCAGGTGGGACGGGGATCCTGCTGGACATGGATGATGCAGATGGAGTAGGGATCCCGCTGGACATGGACACAGACGGGGCAGGGATCCCAGCCGACGTGGATGCAGACGGggcaggaatccctctggatatGGATGCAGAGGGGGCAGGCAGCCCCCTGGATGCGGATGGTGCAGAGCATCAGTGCCTGACCCTCGAAGAGCTGGGGGACTACTTCCAAGAATGCATCGAAGCCGTTGAGCagctggagaaagagagagacagccTGATCGCGGAGCTCTCCCAGCTGCGGGAGCCGGCGCTGCAGGAGATCCGCCATGCCCATGAGGAGATCCAGGCAGCTTGCCGGCTGCTGGCCAAAGTGGAGCTGGAGAGGGACAACCTGAAGGATGAGATCCGGCAGATCAAGCAGAAGCTGTTCAAGGTGACGAAGGAGTGCGTGGCTTGCCAATACCAGCTGGAAAGCCGGCGGCACGACCTCTCCCAGCACGCTGCCTACCAGGGCGAGCTGGAGACCCAGGCTGGGCAACTCTCCGGAGAGCTATCCCAGCTGAAGGAGACCTGCgagaaggaaaaggaggtttTGAGGCAGCGGCTGGAGGCTCCACCGTGTCGGCAGGATAACCTGTACCTGCAGGAGAGCCGCCGGCTCTCCATGGAGTTCGAGAGCTTCGTGGCGGAGAGCCGGCGGGGTCTGGAGGAGCACTACGAGCCCcagctgctgcggctgctggagAGACGGGAGGCGGGGGCGAAGGCGCTGCAGGAGATGCAGGGGGAGATCCAGGGGATGAAGGAAGCCCTGCGGCCCTTGCAGGGGGAGGTCAGCCGGCTGCGGCTGCAGAACCGCAGCCTGGAGGAGCAGATCGTCCTCGTCAAGCAGAAGCGGGATGAAGAGGTTGGGCAGTACCGGGTACGTGCCCCAGGCACCCCTCGCACACTCTTGCTTGGAGGGTGGGGGTCGTTCTTCGCAGCCGGTGAAATGTGGATGCTGAAGGTCTTGCTCGTAGGGCCAAGGGGAGGAGTGGGGCGGATGAGGAGGGTAAGGAGGTGGCATATCTCCGGCTGGTTGAAATCAAAAGCATCCCCCCACCCTGGCACGggccaggagaagcagcagcccctGGGCAAAGGTCGGACCCGAGGTTACAGGGCTGCGGTGGAAAGATACTGGGGATTCACCCAATGAGGTGCTGGAGAAAAGCTTTCTCCTGATCATATTCTCACTTGGGTTTGACCTGCCCCTCAGAAAtggccccagcagcagggacaaggcagaggggacgggagggTTCCTTCCCAGAGCAGGCCGGTGGCAGAGCTGAGCGGTGCTGCTGAGCACAGCTCGCACTAAGGTGCACTTCGCTGAGCCAAGGTGCTCGGAAAAGTCGGTTTTAAATAAAGGtggcttttctttaaaagccCAGCCCTGCCGGGGCAGATCCTGCCCTTCCCGCTGCCAGGAGGGTCTCACCTCCTGCCTTGCGAGAGGGTTATTTCTGGCTGCACCCAGCATCCGCCCCCGGCCACCGCGTCCTGAGGGACAAGGCAATTCAATATCTACAAGAGCACGTTTGGCAGAGAGGCTCCACAATTAATCTCCCCCATTTCAACACTCCCTGTTCTCGGCTCGTAATCGCTGCCTCCTTCCAGCCTGGCTCGGAGCAGCGTCTCAAAGCTGGCATGTCCCCTCCACCGCTTCTcctccctgctgggctggggaccaGGTCCCCAGTGCCCGCGACACTGCTCCTCTCGGATTTTGGGGTTTGCTCTGCCTGGGAGGACAGGACTTGGCGGCATCCCTTATGTAcctccacattttcttttttcccaaattcCTTGTTTATCTTCTCTCAGCTCACAGGTTTATACAGTTCTGACAGCTtctcaaaacacacacaaagtagTCCAGGggacaaaaccaaccaaaactctCAAGAAGCCTAAGGACCCAACACAACCCAGCCCGACCTTTCTAatacagatttattattttttttggaggcTTTTTAAGATGGTGGTTGGCCAGccaccagcctggctgggctTTGTCCAGCCCAACCCCATCAACAGGCAGATCCCCCCAGGAGAGCGTGGGCAGCAGCTGAGCGTGGGCACCGAGACAGCATTCCTCCCCCGGCTAATCCCCTCGTGT
This window harbors:
- the SYNC gene encoding syncoilin isoform X3 — protein: MPRDLMAEPESPPELQLDEAGASSAPPGAAAGAAPHPDLSRSPSDPAGGAGVTPLHRDSPDACRELQPDGGDASLELNMPGPQLGEDAARAEIPLDVDGAGIPLDGDADGVGIPLDVDGAGIPLDGDADGVGIPLDVDGAGIPLGIDPGGTGILLDMDDADGVGIPLDMDTDGAGIPADVDADGAGIPLDMDAEGAGSPLDADGAEHQCLTLEELGDYFQECIEAVEQLEKERDSLIAELSQLREPALQEIRHAHEEIQAACRLLAKVELERDNLKDEIRQIKQKLFKVTKECVACQYQLESRRHDLSQHAAYQGELETQAGQLSGELSQLKETCEKEKEVLRQRLEAPPCRQDNLYLQESRRLSMEFESFVAESRRGLEEHYEPQLLRLLERREAGAKALQEMQGEIQGMKEALRPLQGEVSRLRLQNRSLEEQIVLVKQKRDEEVGQYREQVEELEDRLKELKNGVQLQQRKNQELEELRTSLHRELSIYKGCLEIYGHLCKSEEKAEEEC
- the SYNC gene encoding syncoilin isoform X1, which produces MCSAEPEALGSGGGRDLMAEPESPPELQLDEAGASSAPPGAAAGAAPHPDLSRSPSDPAGGAGVTPLHRDSPDACRELQPDGGDASLELNMPGPQLGEDAARAEIPLDVDGAGIPLDGDADGVGIPLDVDGAGIPLDGDADGVGIPLDVDGAGIPLGIDPGGTGILLDMDDADGVGIPLDMDTDGAGIPADVDADGAGIPLDMDAEGAGSPLDADGAEHQCLTLEELGDYFQECIEAVEQLEKERDSLIAELSQLREPALQEIRHAHEEIQAACRLLAKVELERDNLKDEIRQIKQKLFKVTKECVACQYQLESRRHDLSQHAAYQGELETQAGQLSGELSQLKETCEKEKEVLRQRLEAPPCRQDNLYLQESRRLSMEFESFVAESRRGLEEHYEPQLLRLLERREAGAKALQEMQGEIQGMKEALRPLQGEVSRLRLQNRSLEEQIVLVKQKRDEEVGQYREQVEELEDRLKELKNGVQLQQRKNQELEELRTSLHRELSIYKGCLEIYGHLCKSEEKAEEEC
- the SYNC gene encoding syncoilin isoform X2, which encodes MTRHELSGVAGRDLMAEPESPPELQLDEAGASSAPPGAAAGAAPHPDLSRSPSDPAGGAGVTPLHRDSPDACRELQPDGGDASLELNMPGPQLGEDAARAEIPLDVDGAGIPLDGDADGVGIPLDVDGAGIPLDGDADGVGIPLDVDGAGIPLGIDPGGTGILLDMDDADGVGIPLDMDTDGAGIPADVDADGAGIPLDMDAEGAGSPLDADGAEHQCLTLEELGDYFQECIEAVEQLEKERDSLIAELSQLREPALQEIRHAHEEIQAACRLLAKVELERDNLKDEIRQIKQKLFKVTKECVACQYQLESRRHDLSQHAAYQGELETQAGQLSGELSQLKETCEKEKEVLRQRLEAPPCRQDNLYLQESRRLSMEFESFVAESRRGLEEHYEPQLLRLLERREAGAKALQEMQGEIQGMKEALRPLQGEVSRLRLQNRSLEEQIVLVKQKRDEEVGQYREQVEELEDRLKELKNGVQLQQRKNQELEELRTSLHRELSIYKGCLEIYGHLCKSEEKAEEEC
- the SYNC gene encoding syncoilin isoform X4; protein product: MAEPESPPELQLDEAGASSAPPGAAAGAAPHPDLSRSPSDPAGGAGVTPLHRDSPDACRELQPDGGDASLELNMPGPQLGEDAARAEIPLDVDGAGIPLDGDADGVGIPLDVDGAGIPLDGDADGVGIPLDVDGAGIPLGIDPGGTGILLDMDDADGVGIPLDMDTDGAGIPADVDADGAGIPLDMDAEGAGSPLDADGAEHQCLTLEELGDYFQECIEAVEQLEKERDSLIAELSQLREPALQEIRHAHEEIQAACRLLAKVELERDNLKDEIRQIKQKLFKVTKECVACQYQLESRRHDLSQHAAYQGELETQAGQLSGELSQLKETCEKEKEVLRQRLEAPPCRQDNLYLQESRRLSMEFESFVAESRRGLEEHYEPQLLRLLERREAGAKALQEMQGEIQGMKEALRPLQGEVSRLRLQNRSLEEQIVLVKQKRDEEVGQYREQVEELEDRLKELKNGVQLQQRKNQELEELRTSLHRELSIYKGCLEIYGHLCKSEEKAEEEC